Part of the Pseudomonas baltica genome is shown below.
CACCTTCAGTCAATCCATTATCTGCCACAATCAAAACCGGTTTCAGATGGTGGCCGATGGATTTGTACTGTTTCTTCTGCTCCTGAGTGAGCGGCATAATCTGACCCTTGTCTGATCTTGTAAAAAGCGGCGGCCAGTTTACCCGAGCGGCAATCTCCGCGCCCAGTTAATCGCGACGCCAGAAATATCGAGGTGCCCAGTGGCCCGTTCCAAAACCAGTCTTGGTTGGCTGAAAGAACATTTCAACGATCCTTACGTCAAGATGGCGCAGAAGGATGGTTACCGCTCCCGTGCGAGCTACAAGCTCCTGGAGATCCAGGAAAAAGACCGGATCATCCGTCCTGGCATGAGTGTGATCGACCTCGGCGCCGCGCCGGGCGGCTGGTCGCAGGTCACCAGCCGGCTGATCGGCGGTCAGGGTCGGTTGATCGCTTCCGACATCCTGGAAATGGACAGCATCCCTGATGTGACCTTCATTCAGGGCGATTTCACCGAGGACGCCGTGCTGGCGCAGATTCTCGAAGCGGTAGGTAATTCACAGGTAGACCTTGTTATTTCCGACATGGCACCCAATATGAGTGGAATGCCGGCCGTCGATATGCCCAAGGCCATGTTCCTTTGTGAACTGGCGCTGGACCTCGCAAGCCGGGTGCTCAAGCCGGGTGGCGACTTCCTGATCAAGATTTTTCAGGGCGAAGGCATCGATGTCTATCACAAGACCGTTCGGCAGATGTTTGACAAGGTTCAGGTACGTAAACCTGACTCCTCCCGGGATCGCTCTCGCGAGCAATACCTTCTGGGCCGCGGGTTCCGCGGTGGCAACGAGCAACAATAGGGGCGCTGAGCCGCATTGATTGATATTTTCAATGGGGCGATTGGTCAGCACATAGGCCAATATTGTAGTCAATGCTTTACAAAGGGTTACAGACTGTGTCTGCAGACTATGAAAGTGTCGTGTAAGTTAGGCCGATGATTATCATGCGAGGCACGTCTGCCCCGGTGGCTTGCTTCAGAGGGTAGTGAATTGAACGATATGGCAAAGAACCTCATCCTGTGGTTGATCATTGCAGCCGTCCTGGTGACGGTCATGAACAACTTCTCC
Proteins encoded:
- the rlmE gene encoding 23S rRNA (uridine(2552)-2'-O)-methyltransferase RlmE, giving the protein MARSKTSLGWLKEHFNDPYVKMAQKDGYRSRASYKLLEIQEKDRIIRPGMSVIDLGAAPGGWSQVTSRLIGGQGRLIASDILEMDSIPDVTFIQGDFTEDAVLAQILEAVGNSQVDLVISDMAPNMSGMPAVDMPKAMFLCELALDLASRVLKPGGDFLIKIFQGEGIDVYHKTVRQMFDKVQVRKPDSSRDRSREQYLLGRGFRGGNEQQ